DNA from Deltaproteobacteria bacterium:
CACTATTTCAGAATACTGAGGAATAAGTAAAATATCGTCAAAGGTTAAAGCGTAGGATATATTTCTAAATTCCATTTAAATTCCTTTCGTATCAAATTATCGATACCATGTCGTATAGAGTTTATAATTTTCAGAAGATTGAGCAATGTACTTTATTTCTTCTTGAGTTAAGGGGCGAGCTACCCTTGCCGGTCTTCCTATAATTAAAGAACCTTCTGGAAATTTTGATCCCTCGGTCACTAAGGATCCGGCACCTACAATTGAGTTTTTAGCAATAAAACACCCATCCATTAAAATACTTCCCATGCCGATAAGACAGAGATCATCTATGGTCGTTCCATGAAGCATCACTTGGTGCCCAACGGTGACTTGATTTCCTATTTTTGTTCCCCATTTTTCAAAAGTCCCATGAATAACTGTTCCATCTTGAATATTGGTATCTTCACCAATTTCAATAGGCATGACATCACTTCTTAAAACGGCTTGATACCAGACAGAACACCCTTTCTTAAGAGTGACATTCCCAATGATCGTTGCATTTTCTGCTAAAAAAACGGACTCGTGAATTTGTGGAGTGAAACCTCGCACGGATTTGATTAGACCCATGGCCGAGAATATATACAATTCGCAAAGAGCTCAACATTTTTTATCAAAAAATTTAAAAAGAACTCTATTGAAGATAATTTGAATTCTTTACCAAGTTTTTTTGATTTTCTAACAAATGCTTGGTGACCCCTTCAATTTGCACATTTAAAAGCTTGCTTTGATTGATAAAATTTTTAGTCGCAAACAAAGGAACTTTATGCGAGATACAAAGGCTGATCGCTTGATCGGCTTGAATCTTAATCGAGTTTAATTTTTGGTGTCCTTGAAAATACACCCTAACATATTGTCTTGGTCCTTTAAGTTGAACAAAAACACATTGAAGTATTTTTATCTGCAAGGACTCTAATATTTGCCCTAAAAAATGATGGGGATCATAGGGGGCTTGAGATTTATTACCAAAATTGATGACCGCTCCGGCCTCAATGGGGTGGATAGGCACAGGAAGGGTAAACTCTAAACTTTTATCTTTTAACAAAACAAAGGGCTGATGCAATTCAGGAGTCAATGACACGCCAAATGGAAATAATTCTATTAAATCATTTTGATGAAAAACTTCTTCCTCTTCAGACTGATTTGAAAATAATAAATTCCCACCAAGAACTTGATAGATATCAGGAACTGGTAAATTAATATTAGTTGAGTTTGCCACTGTAATCACCCCTAAAAACTGCAGGAAAAGCTTTAGTTATATTTATATTCACCGTTTCTCCTACAAGGTTTAAATTTTCTGGAGCTTCAAAATACACCAACTTGTTTTGTGTACTACGTCCAGAATGTTTCACCATCCCATTTCCAAGGATGGGTTCTTCTTTTTTTTCAACAAGTACGCTTAATGTGCGTCCTTCATATTTTTTGGCAAGGTCAAAGGCCAATTCATTATGAAAATCAAAAAGACGCTGCAATCTTTCCGATTTGATGGCCTCGGGGATTTGATCTTCAAATTTGGCGGCCTTGGTATTTGGTCTTGGCGAGTATTTAAAGGCAAAAACGGTTTCAAAAGCCACTTCCTTAATCAATGAAAGAGTCTCCAAGAACTCAGCTTCGGTCTCGCCAGGAAAGCCAACAATAATATCTGTCGACAATACCACGTTGGGCATGATTTCTTTGATCATTCTTATTTTCTCGAGGTATTCTTCCCTGGTATAGCCGCGATTCATTTGTTCTAAAACACGAGTGTTGCCACTTTGAAAAGGCAAATGAATGTACTCACAAATCTTTGATTGATTTTGCGCTAACACCTTGATTAATTTTTCATCAAAATCCTTAGGGTGACTCGTGGTAAATCGGATACGCTCAACACTTGTCTCCTTGGCCACGGCACTCAATAAATCAGCAAAATCAGCCCCACACTCGCTCTGATAGGAATTTACATTTTGCCCCAAAAGAGTGACTTCTTTCACTCCCCTTTTGAGCAAAGTTTTAATGTCCATCAAGATATGGGATTGGGGACGGCTTTTTTCTCGACCTCGAGTAAAAGGAACCACGCAAAAAGTGCAAAAATTATCACAACCTTTAGTGATATTTACAAAAGTTGAGACCCCTGGATTTCGCACTAAAGTTTCTACATGATAGGGTTGTCGATGGGCAAATTGAGCTTTTACAATTTTAGATTTATTCGAAAGAGGCTTCTCTGCCTTTGAGTCTTTTTTATCTTCTTCTTTAACTTCTTGTTTAGCCTCATTTGACTCTTTAAAATAAAGATCCGTCAAAATTTCTGGCAAGGAATCTATCGCATCCGTTCCAAAAACAAAATCAATCATCGGCTGATTCTTTATTAATTTCTCTTTTTCCTGCTGGCCAACACAGCCCCCCACTCCAATTTTGAGCTGAGGATTTAATTCTTTCATTTTACGATAAGTCCCCACCTCTGAATAAACCTTGTGAACCGGCTTTTCCCTGATGGAGCACGAATTAATGATAATCACACTGGCTTCTTTTGGATCTTGAACGGGAACAAAATTCACCATTTCAAGCAAAGCCAACATGCGATCGGAATCGTTGACATTCATTTGACAACCATAGGTGGAAACGTAAACTCCTCGTCCCTTGCCAATATCTTGATTAGGATAGTTCTGATTCATGGTAAATTCCTCTGGACCTTAAAAGGCCCCATATTTAGGTAAAAAACTCATTGTGTCAATCCAATCTTTGATATATATAGTCAGGCTTTATTTGACCTCTTTCCTATTCCTTGAGGAGATATATGATTCCAAGACGACCAAACTCAAAAAAATGGGCTCACTTCCCACAGGATTTAACCTTACAAATTAAAGATGCCGTTGAGGAAACTTTCGGCAATCAACTGAAAAACCATCGAATTGTTACTGAAGGCCGAATTTATCCAGAAGAAGTTCTTTTTCAAATTGGGTTTCTGGAAGAAGGGCGACTCAAACAACCTAATTTTGAGATTTCCTTTGATATTCCCGATGATAAAAGTGATGTTTGGCTCCAACTACACAAAGGAATTGATCTTATTCATGGCGCCATGCTGGACTATCTAGAAGATGAGGACAACACCGAGCTCCCCCTTTATTGGAAAAAGATCCATTTTAAAAACGAAAACTTTTATTTTCAATTTTCAACGACGAATACAGAATTAGAAAACCTTGCCAATAAATTACTAGGCCTTGAAGAATCAAATTTAGTGGTTTCTTCACCCGATTCGGATAAAGAATCAGATGATGCTTTCGAGCTTGCAGAAATTGAAGAACTGAAAACTCTACAGTAGATTTATTTGTTTTAAGATCCAAGGTTTAAATGTTTGGGTTTTAACAATAACTCCGTAGGTATTGCAAACTGAAGGATTTGTTTTGTCTGTGACGACGACGGCCATATTAATTCCTACAAGATAATATTTACCTTGATAGTAATAGACTGTTGGCCCACCTGAATCACCACTGCAAATTCCTTTTCCATTTGTTTGATCTAAAACAATTTCGATTCCTTCATCCTCCTGAATGGGAACTTCACTCACTTTATAGAGTTTCATTAATTGATTTCCCAGTCCCGGACCATGACTCCCATATCCTAAGGAGATAACGGAATCTCCTTTTTTAAGTTCCATAGCAGCAGGTAAAATACTGATGGGTTCATATTCGGCAGGAACCTCATTTCGTAATTTTAACAACGCCATATCAAAATATTGCCCGTCGGATCTGATATATCCAGAATGCATTATCGATTTCTTCACATAATCTCTATTTACCTCATTCGAAACTAAATTGAGGGAATAAATCACTTCAACAACTCCATGTTTTTTTAAACTTGGATCTATGTTTGAATCTAGTTTTTCGTCTTTGTTAACGGTATTGCTTGTTATCTTTCCAAAAGCTTTTTCCAAACAGTGAGCTGCTGTTAAAACATGGAACCGACTAACGATAATTCCCGTACAAACTGAAATATTTTTGGGTTTAGGATCCGTTTCCTTATCAACGGAATAGACGTGCATCAGAACCGTAAATTTCTTCAAAGGATCTGAACCAAGAACTTCAGTCCCTCCAATGATTGCAGAGCTTTTTTCTAGGGAAACTTCAGTTTGATGGCTTTTATTTTGGTGATTCTTATCTTGGCATGAAATCAAAAATAGAAATCCAGCTGCAAGTAAAACGCTTTTCAATAACTTCTGATTAAGTATTTTCATAATGACTCTGGTTTATGCAACATTAGAACCAAATCTCTTATTCTTATTATCAATGCAAGAATAAATACATTCGCTTTCACTATCTAAATTTGAATTTTTTTCATCACGTGTAATCTAGTTCTTCCATTCTCTACCGGTAATGACATTTATGTTTTGCCTATTTTTACTATTTAAATAACTGACGAAGTTTTCGAATATCTAAAGCTATGTTTTCAAGTCGATCATGATAGGTATCCATCTTGTGAAAGGCTTGTTTGATTTCTTTTTCTTTTTGATGTTCTTTTTTTACATGGGCCTTAAGGCCTCTCAAAGCCACTCTGGCTCCTTCGATTGAAAATCGGTCTCTGTGTAAAAGTTTTCTTATAAGAAACGCATTTTCAACATTTTTTTTGGTAAAAAGTCGCTGGTTATTGTGGGCTTTCTTAGGCTTTAATACCTCAAATTCACTTTCCCAATAGCGAAGCACATACTGCTTTATGCCTAGAAGATCTGAAACTTCACCAATTTTAAAACCCATCTTATCAGGAATAGCACTGATCTCTTCAAGTAATAAATCATCACAAAGTGCTGCCGGCAAGGAAATGGGTTCAGAAATAGTGAGGGGAATCGACTCTGAAGCTAGAACTTCCCTCGCTTCAGGTTCAGGCTCAGTGTCAGCTTCAGCTTTAACTTCAATTTCTGTTTCTGGTTCAGCTGTTGATAGAGGAATCTCAGTTAAAATAGAAAACTCCATTTGCTCTTCTTTGAAATCTTTCTTGAAATCCTTAGAAGGAACAATTTCAGGTAAATTTCCTTGAGGGTTAAAGGGAGATATTTTTTGTTCTCCACCTTCTGGGTTAGATATCGTCATCCTCGTCCTTCAATTGAGAATAATCTTCTCCATTAAGCATGGCTCTTAATACCTGAGAGGGCTTAAAAGTTAATTTCTTTCGGGCCGAAATCATGATCTGAACACCTGTTTGAGGATTTCGTCCAACACGCTCGTGCTTGCTGGTAACCACAAAATTACCAAAGCCTGATATTTTAATTTTATCACCATGATGCAATTGATCTTTAATGGTATCAAAAACAAGTTCAACTAATTCACTGGCTTCTTTTTTAGAAAAACCAATTTTACCATACACTTTTTCAACGATATCCGCCTTTGTCATCGTTGACTTCCATACATTTTGACCAGCCATGATCTACTCCATTTTCCATTACTCAACAGGTTTTTTTAATTGTAACCACAAGCTTAATAAAATCAAGCAGTTACAATGAAAAACTCAAGCGCCGCGTCTAAAATTTTACCTGAGTGTGATTTGAAAGCTTTCATTTAGTTTTTTAAGTATTTGCTCTTGATATTGATTGACTGTGGATTCATCCAGCGTTTTCTCAAAATCTTGAAAACGTATTCTTAAAGCCACACTCTTCTTGCCCTTCTCTAAGTTTTCACCTTGGTAAATATCAAAAACTTCTAAATTTAATAAATGCTTCGCCACAATTTTACGAATGACAGTAAAAATTGATTCAACTGATTGATGAGAATCTGCAAGCAAAGCCAAATCTCTTTCGACCACGGGGTAACGAGAAATATTCTGCACTCTCTTAACCCTGGAAACGATCGGGATGATATTATCAAAATCAAATTCACCAAAAGCGATGGGAACTCTGATTTTTTCCTCTTCTAGAATCAAAGGATGAAAGGTACTGATAAAACCTCTTTTTCTGCCTTCAACCATAAGAACTGCTGTTTGATAGGGATGAAGATAATCTGGAAGTTGAATGTCCGCACTTTCATTGACCTTCGAAGGTTCAATTTGTTTCCAACCATATGATTTAACTCGGAAGTCATTTAAAAGTCCCTCCACCGCTTCTTTAATCATAAAAATCGGCGGGGCCTCAGGTGTGGATTTCCAAAGATCCCTCTTCGCTCCCCAAGCAACCAGGGCCAGGTTTTGCTTCTCTTTAAAGGACTTTGCCGTTGATTGAAATACCTTTCCCATCTCAAACAGCTTTCCATTGTCATGACCATAGCGAATATTACTGAGGGCATTTTTGAAGAGACCATAAGTCAGCAAGGGTCTCATGATATTTAAATCTTCATTTAAGGGATTTTTTAATCTCACTAGCGCTTCTATTTTCTCAAAACCCAACTCTGAATAATCAAACTGGGGACCGTTAAACTTCAAAAAATCTTTTTCACCTATAAACGAATAATTAAATCCATGGGAAAACCCATAGCCTTTGATGACCTTAGCGGATTTAATCATATTGACATAAACAGGATCATGGGAAGTGGGCTTAAATGACAGGGCCGGCAATGTTTCTGGGATATGTTCATAACCTTGAAGCCTTGCATACTCTTCAACTAAGTCCATATCTGATTCAAGATCCACTCTGAAGCTCGGCGGGGTGACCTGAAAAATAATTTCATTCTTTTTATCGCCCGTTTCAATCCTTTCAACCCGACAAGAAAGTCTTTTCATCCAATCCATAAAGAGATCGGCCTTCGCTTCGTACCCTATTCTTTCCGTTAGCGTAGCTAGGGGAATTTCAATCACCTTCGGAGAATTTGGCTTTGTATAAATATCATATTCATCTGCGTACACTTCACAAGCAGAAGCCTCTCCCCCTGACTCCACAAGGGACGCCATCGATGAAATTGAAGGTGAGATTGGGGATGAAACTTGATGAATCAAAAAAGCGGCTCGGTCCAAGGCGCGCAAGGCTAGATTGGGATCAATACCCCGAGCAAATCGATATCCTGACTCCGTCTCTATCCCCAAAGTTCTGGAAGTTTTTCGAACAGAGTGAGGCAAAAAATACGCGGACTCTAAAAAAATATTTTTCGTTGCTTCCGAAACTCCAGAGGTCTTGCCGCCAATTAATCCTGCTAAGCACAAGGTTTCATTATTTTCATTTTTGATGGATAGCTCTTCGCCAGTAAGAGTGATCTCGGTCCCATCAAGGGTGATAAATTTTTCGTTTTTCGAAGAAAGTCCCACTTTTATTTTGGAGTTTGGAATAAGATCCGCATCAAAGGCATGGAGTGGCTGACCCATATCTTGCAAAATAAAATTAGTCACATCCACGATATTATTAATTGATTTTAAACCTAAGGCTTCAAGCCTTTGTTTGAGCCATGCCGGCGAAGGGCCCACCTTGACATTCTCAATGAATCTTCCTGTATATCTTGGACAAAGATCTGGATTTTCTACCTCTAAATGAAATCGTTTCTTTGTGGATTTTTCCTTACGAAAAATCCCTTCATCCCTATGATTTGTATTTTTTAATTCTTTATTTAA
Protein-coding regions in this window:
- a CDS encoding gamma carbonic anhydrase family protein; translated protein: MGLIKSVRGFTPQIHESVFLAENATIIGNVTLKKGCSVWYQAVLRSDVMPIEIGEDTNIQDGTVIHGTFEKWGTKIGNQVTVGHQVMLHGTTIDDLCLIGMGSILMDGCFIAKNSIVGAGSLVTEGSKFPEGSLIIGRPARVARPLTQEEIKYIAQSSENYKLYTTWYR
- a CDS encoding bifunctional nuclease family protein, which codes for MANSTNINLPVPDIYQVLGGNLLFSNQSEEEEVFHQNDLIELFPFGVSLTPELHQPFVLLKDKSLEFTLPVPIHPIEAGAVINFGNKSQAPYDPHHFLGQILESLQIKILQCVFVQLKGPRQYVRVYFQGHQKLNSIKIQADQAISLCISHKVPLFATKNFINQSKLLNVQIEGVTKHLLENQKNLVKNSNYLQ
- the miaB gene encoding tRNA (N6-isopentenyl adenosine(37)-C2)-methylthiotransferase MiaB; its protein translation is MNQNYPNQDIGKGRGVYVSTYGCQMNVNDSDRMLALLEMVNFVPVQDPKEASVIIINSCSIREKPVHKVYSEVGTYRKMKELNPQLKIGVGGCVGQQEKEKLIKNQPMIDFVFGTDAIDSLPEILTDLYFKESNEAKQEVKEEDKKDSKAEKPLSNKSKIVKAQFAHRQPYHVETLVRNPGVSTFVNITKGCDNFCTFCVVPFTRGREKSRPQSHILMDIKTLLKRGVKEVTLLGQNVNSYQSECGADFADLLSAVAKETSVERIRFTTSHPKDFDEKLIKVLAQNQSKICEYIHLPFQSGNTRVLEQMNRGYTREEYLEKIRMIKEIMPNVVLSTDIIVGFPGETEAEFLETLSLIKEVAFETVFAFKYSPRPNTKAAKFEDQIPEAIKSERLQRLFDFHNELAFDLAKKYEGRTLSVLVEKKEEPILGNGMVKHSGRSTQNKLVYFEAPENLNLVGETVNINITKAFPAVFRGDYSGKLN
- a CDS encoding trypsin-like serine protease is translated as MKILNQKLLKSVLLAAGFLFLISCQDKNHQNKSHQTEVSLEKSSAIIGGTEVLGSDPLKKFTVLMHVYSVDKETDPKPKNISVCTGIIVSRFHVLTAAHCLEKAFGKITSNTVNKDEKLDSNIDPSLKKHGVVEVIYSLNLVSNEVNRDYVKKSIMHSGYIRSDGQYFDMALLKLRNEVPAEYEPISILPAAMELKKGDSVISLGYGSHGPGLGNQLMKLYKVSEVPIQEDEGIEIVLDQTNGKGICSGDSGGPTVYYYQGKYYLVGINMAVVVTDKTNPSVCNTYGVIVKTQTFKPWILKQINLL
- a CDS encoding MerR family transcriptional regulator, with translation MEFSILTEIPLSTAEPETEIEVKAEADTEPEPEAREVLASESIPLTISEPISLPAALCDDLLLEEISAIPDKMGFKIGEVSDLLGIKQYVLRYWESEFEVLKPKKAHNNQRLFTKKNVENAFLIRKLLHRDRFSIEGARVALRGLKAHVKKEHQKEKEIKQAFHKMDTYHDRLENIALDIRKLRQLFK
- a CDS encoding integration host factor subunit alpha; translation: MAGQNVWKSTMTKADIVEKVYGKIGFSKKEASELVELVFDTIKDQLHHGDKIKISGFGNFVVTSKHERVGRNPQTGVQIMISARKKLTFKPSQVLRAMLNGEDYSQLKDEDDDI
- a CDS encoding phenylalanine--tRNA ligase subunit beta, with the protein product MKISLKWLTDYIDIEDYLKTPEALADLLTRSGLEVESIENKAKDFENVVIGLILEKDKHPNADKLSLCRVTTGQGVVHQIVCGAQNHKTGDRVIVALPGAILPGNFSIQKSVIRNVESYGMLCSYKELGLLESEGGKSNEGIAILPAEANVGQLFSEYKGLNDVIFEIKVTPNRADVLSHFGLARELSCLLNKELKNTNHRDEGIFRKEKSTKKRFHLEVENPDLCPRYTGRFIENVKVGPSPAWLKQRLEALGLKSINNIVDVTNFILQDMGQPLHAFDADLIPNSKIKVGLSSKNEKFITLDGTEITLTGEELSIKNENNETLCLAGLIGGKTSGVSEATKNIFLESAYFLPHSVRKTSRTLGIETESGYRFARGIDPNLALRALDRAAFLIHQVSSPISPSISSMASLVESGGEASACEVYADEYDIYTKPNSPKVIEIPLATLTERIGYEAKADLFMDWMKRLSCRVERIETGDKKNEIIFQVTPPSFRVDLESDMDLVEEYARLQGYEHIPETLPALSFKPTSHDPVYVNMIKSAKVIKGYGFSHGFNYSFIGEKDFLKFNGPQFDYSELGFEKIEALVRLKNPLNEDLNIMRPLLTYGLFKNALSNIRYGHDNGKLFEMGKVFQSTAKSFKEKQNLALVAWGAKRDLWKSTPEAPPIFMIKEAVEGLLNDFRVKSYGWKQIEPSKVNESADIQLPDYLHPYQTAVLMVEGRKRGFISTFHPLILEEEKIRVPIAFGEFDFDNIIPIVSRVKRVQNISRYPVVERDLALLADSHQSVESIFTVIRKIVAKHLLNLEVFDIYQGENLEKGKKSVALRIRFQDFEKTLDESTVNQYQEQILKKLNESFQITLR